The Paenibacillus sp. FSL W8-0426 region GATTGAACCGCAACTTTATGCTTGGATTCGGCATTGCGCTTATGGGCATTATGCTCATTTCGTTTCATGGACAAACGGTGCTGCAAATCAATCCGCTCGGTGACCTGCTTGCCTTCATTGCACCTGCGGTGTGGGCCTTCTATTCGGTCCTCATGCGAAAGATCGGCCAGCTTGGTTACCATGCCATCGGCGCAACGCGCAAAGTATTTGGCTATGGGCTGTTGTTCATGATCCCGGCGGTATGGCTGAAAGGCGTTCATCCTGATCTGGCCCGGCTGCTCGTGCCCGCTAACGCGGCCAACCTGCTATTTCTCGGTTTGGGCGCTTCCGCTCTCTGCTTTGTCACTTGGAGTCGGGCGGTTCATTTGCTCGGTGCAGTGAAAACAAGCGTGTACATCTATCTCGTGCCGGTAATTACCGTGATTGCGTCTACCCTGCTGCTCCGCGAACCGTTGACCTGGGGCACTGTCCTCGGTGCACTGTTAACGCTGGTCGGATCGTATCTCTCCGAACGTCCCGCCCGTGCTGGCCGAGCATCCAGGCTGAGAGCCATAAAATGAAAGAACGAGGATACCCTTTGAGCGCAGCGCGTAAAAAGGAACCAAAAGAATGGCCCGACGAAGACCGAATGGGTCGGGCTGTTTCTTGGCACACGCCTCGTCAAAGAGCAAAATAGGCTAACCAGTATCCTGGCTAGCCTATTCATGCCTTTGCCGCAGCAACGACGCTTCGTACTTTTCATTTTCCGGTTAAACCTATGATCGTTTCGAACGGTCTCAGCTGTATTGGCAGCCTGCAGTCGTCGTAGTTTGTAAGCCAGATCTCCGAAAAGTCGGGATACTTCTCTTCTCCACCGAGCTCCACGATTTGTCCCGTAAGATTAATGAGTACCAGCACTTGTTGGTCTGCCAATGTACGGGTATACGCAAATACGCTTGGATGATCCGGCATAAGAAGCTCATAGGTCCCGTATATGAGCGCGTCGTGTCCTTTTCGCAGCTGAATCATTTGTTTATAAAAGTGAAGGATCGACCGTCGTTCCTGAAGCTGTTTCTCTACATTAATATCGACGTAATTGTCGTTCACCTTTAGCCACGGGATGCCCGTGGTGAACCCGGCTTGTTTGTCCGAAGACCACTGCATCGGCGTTCTGGAGTTGTCGCGGCTCGATGCCCAGATGATGTTCATGATTTCCTCATGGGACATGCCCTCTTCGCGTTTGATCTGATATAAATTCCGATCGGCTACGTCGTTATAATCATCGATGGAAGGGTAAGCCACATTCGTCATTCCAATCTCTTGCCCTTGATAAATGAAGGGCGTGCCCTGCATGAAAAAGTACATGGCTCCTAGCGCAGTGGCGCTCTCATACCAATACTCCGCATCATTCCCCCAAGACGAAACTTTGCGAGGCTGATCGTGATTTTCAATAAACAAAGCATTCCAGCCGATGCCTTCAAGCGATTTTTGCCACTTGGTCATGACGTGTTTCAATTTGGGAATGTCAAGCTGCCTGTCCGTGCTGTTGTTCCAAAGGTCCAGGTGTTCAAATTGGAAGACCATATTGAATTTGCCTCTGACTTCACAAATCCAATCCAGCAGATCTTCCTGGTCCTCTACTTTTACTCCATTCGCTTCCCCAACGGTCACCACATCATACTTGGATAACGTTTCCTCTTTCATTTCTTGCAGATAACGCTGGATTCCTTTGACGTTCATATGTTTTTCAAAAGAAGAGACGTATTTGACGCCCTCGATGTTTGGCATGTCCGGCAGGCCCTCTTCTTTATGAATATGGCTGATTGCATCGACGCGGAACCCGTCAATCCCCTTATCAAGCCACCAATTCATCATTTCATAAATGGATTTCCGAACTTCTTCATTTCCCCAGTTCAAGTCCGGCTGCTTTTTGGAGAACAGATGAAGATAGTACTGTCCCGACACCTCGTCATATTCCCATGCAGATCCGCCGAAAATGCTCTCCCAGTTGTTCGGTTCTTCCCCGTTTTTCCCGTCTCTCCAGATGTACCAGTCCCGTTTGGGGTTATCCTGCGAAGCTCTTGATTCCATAAACCACGGGTGTTCGTCGCTGGTATGATTGATCACCAGATCCATGATGAGTTTCATGCCGCGGCGGTGAACTTCGTTCAGTAATTGATCAAAGTCTCCCATCGTGCCGAATTCACCCATAATGGAACAGTAATCGCTGATGTCGTAACCATTATCGTCGTTGGGCGACTGATACATGGGACAGATCCATATCAGATCAATGCCGAGATCCTGGATATAATCCAGTTTTGAAATGATGCCCTTGATGTCGCCGATCCCATCCCCATTCGAGTCCATAAAGCTTCTTGGATAGATTTGATAAGCTACGGCTTCTTTCCACCATACTTTTTTCATTTGATGCAATCCTTCTTTCTCAACCACTAAACTTTATTTATAGTATTATGTTTCAAGCCTGGATAAGGTACATTCTCGCTTCATATGGACGCAGCTCACTCTCCGACATTTGGCCTGAATAATTGGATATTAACAGCTGATTTGTCTCTGCCAATTGTTCCTGGAGCGGGAGTTCGGCCTGTTGTCCTTGGAAGTTGCATACCACCAGGATTTTGGTTCCATTGAGCGTCCGGGTGTAAGCAAATACATCTGGATGATCCGGGAATATCAGCTCATAATCCCCATATACGATCACGTCATGATCTTTTCTTAATTGAATTAGTTTCCGGTAGTAATGGAATATGGATTCAGGGTTATTCAAATTTTCCTCAGCGTGAATGTGCTTGTAATTCGGGTTCACTTTAATCCAAGGTTCTCCTTGCGTAAAACCCGCGTTATCGGAAGCATCCCATTGCATCGGTGTTCGCGCGTTATCACGGCCCTTGGTATAGATCGACTCCATAACGTCGCGTTCAGAATATCCTTTTTCCATTCTTTCCTTATAAAAATTCAGCAATTCAATATCCCGATAATCTTCCATCGCATATTGCACATTCGTCATGCCTAATTCTTCACCCTGGTAAATGTAAGGCGTACCTTGCATGCCATGAAGAAGCGTGGCCAACATTTTAGCCGATTCGATCCGGAATGGTCCGTCATTTCCCCAACGGGAAACGATTCGAGGCAAGTCGTGATTGTTCCAGAACAAACTGTTCCAGCCTTCCCCCTTGAGCTCTGTCTGCCACTTGGACAGCACTTTTTTTAATTCCATCACATCCAAAGGTTTAAGATCCCACTTTCCTTTCCCTTCTTGTTCATCCAGGCTGATGTGTTCGAATTGAAATACCATGGAAAACTCGCTGCCGTCCGGGTTGCTGTACCATTTTGCGATGTCCGGGGTGGCGCCCCATGTTTCTCCAACGGTGAGCAGGTCTCCCGCTTTTTGAAACGTTTCCTTACTCAGTTCCCTGATGTATTTATGCAAATGAGGTCCGTTCCCCGTAATCTTCAAATCCGGCTCTTTGCCGATGAGATCAATGACGTCAAGTCGAAAACCGCCGACGCCCTTATCGATCCACCAATTGATCATATCGTAAATTTCCTGCCGGACTTTGGGGTTTTCCCAGTTGAGATCCGGCTGTTTGGCCGAAAACAGATGCAAATAATATTGCCCGATCTCAGGCACCCACTGCCAAGCTGAACCACCGAATGTGGAGCCCAAGTCGTTTGGGGGCGTTCCTTCTACGCCATCTCTCCAGACATAATAGTCATGGTACGGATTGTCTTTGCTTTTTTTGGCTTCCTGGAACCAGGGATGTTCATCCGAAGTATGGTTCAACACCAAATCCATAATGATCCGGATGTTGCGTTCCCCGGCTTCATGAATTAACGTTTCCATATCTTCCAAAGACCCGAACATCGGATCGATATCCTGATAATCGGAAATATCATAACCAAAGTCGTCTTGCGGAGATTTGCAAACCGGCGATAGCCAGATGGCACCGATTCCGAGTTTCTGCAAATAATCCAGCCGGGACACAATGCCCTTCAGGTCGCCGATTCCATCCCCGTTGCTATCCTGAAAGCTCCGTGGATAAATTTGATACACGACAGTCTCTTTCCACCATTTTTTATGTTCCATCGTTCATACAACCTTTCTAACACATGTATATAGAAACCGCACTATTCAATTACACTAGGCCACTACGAGTGCAGCACCATCTTCCGATCGCTGTTATCCCCAGATTTTTTCGATTTCCTTTTTCAAAGGAGAAAATCCGGTGATAAAGGCGACCGCTTCGCTTCTCCAGATTGGTC contains the following coding sequences:
- a CDS encoding DMT family transporter, whose translation is MTKTTKASTGHLLALFTMLVWGTTFISTKWLLVDFTPVEILVFRFVLGYAALLLIYPRFQRIASFREERLFMAAGLCGVTLYFLIENVALEYTLASNVGVIVSIAPFFTAVVAHFALDGERLNRNFMLGFGIALMGIMLISFHGQTVLQINPLGDLLAFIAPAVWAFYSVLMRKIGQLGYHAIGATRKVFGYGLLFMIPAVWLKGVHPDLARLLVPANAANLLFLGLGASALCFVTWSRAVHLLGAVKTSVYIYLVPVITVIASTLLLREPLTWGTVLGALLTLVGSYLSERPARAGRASRLRAIK
- a CDS encoding alpha-glucosidase, producing MKKVWWKEAVAYQIYPRSFMDSNGDGIGDIKGIISKLDYIQDLGIDLIWICPMYQSPNDDNGYDISDYCSIMGEFGTMGDFDQLLNEVHRRGMKLIMDLVINHTSDEHPWFMESRASQDNPKRDWYIWRDGKNGEEPNNWESIFGGSAWEYDEVSGQYYLHLFSKKQPDLNWGNEEVRKSIYEMMNWWLDKGIDGFRVDAISHIHKEEGLPDMPNIEGVKYVSSFEKHMNVKGIQRYLQEMKEETLSKYDVVTVGEANGVKVEDQEDLLDWICEVRGKFNMVFQFEHLDLWNNSTDRQLDIPKLKHVMTKWQKSLEGIGWNALFIENHDQPRKVSSWGNDAEYWYESATALGAMYFFMQGTPFIYQGQEIGMTNVAYPSIDDYNDVADRNLYQIKREEGMSHEEIMNIIWASSRDNSRTPMQWSSDKQAGFTTGIPWLKVNDNYVDINVEKQLQERRSILHFYKQMIQLRKGHDALIYGTYELLMPDHPSVFAYTRTLADQQVLVLINLTGQIVELGGEEKYPDFSEIWLTNYDDCRLPIQLRPFETIIGLTGK
- a CDS encoding alpha-glucosidase, whose protein sequence is MEHKKWWKETVVYQIYPRSFQDSNGDGIGDLKGIVSRLDYLQKLGIGAIWLSPVCKSPQDDFGYDISDYQDIDPMFGSLEDMETLIHEAGERNIRIIMDLVLNHTSDEHPWFQEAKKSKDNPYHDYYVWRDGVEGTPPNDLGSTFGGSAWQWVPEIGQYYLHLFSAKQPDLNWENPKVRQEIYDMINWWIDKGVGGFRLDVIDLIGKEPDLKITGNGPHLHKYIRELSKETFQKAGDLLTVGETWGATPDIAKWYSNPDGSEFSMVFQFEHISLDEQEGKGKWDLKPLDVMELKKVLSKWQTELKGEGWNSLFWNNHDLPRIVSRWGNDGPFRIESAKMLATLLHGMQGTPYIYQGEELGMTNVQYAMEDYRDIELLNFYKERMEKGYSERDVMESIYTKGRDNARTPMQWDASDNAGFTQGEPWIKVNPNYKHIHAEENLNNPESIFHYYRKLIQLRKDHDVIVYGDYELIFPDHPDVFAYTRTLNGTKILVVCNFQGQQAELPLQEQLAETNQLLISNYSGQMSESELRPYEARMYLIQA